From a single Fusobacterium pseudoperiodonticum genomic region:
- the purE gene encoding 5-(carboxyamino)imidazole ribonucleotide mutase, protein MKVGIIFGSKSDVDVMKGAADCLKKFGIEYTAHVLSAHRVPELLEETLEKFEKEDYGVIIAGAGLAAHLPGVIASKTVLPVIGVPIKAAVEGLDALFSIVQMPKSIPVATVAINNSYNAGMLAVEILAVGNKDLRGKLLEFRKEMKEDFKKNIHVEL, encoded by the coding sequence ATGAAAGTAGGAATAATATTTGGAAGTAAATCAGATGTTGATGTAATGAAAGGAGCAGCAGACTGCTTGAAAAAGTTTGGAATTGAATATACAGCTCATGTTCTATCAGCTCATAGAGTTCCTGAACTTTTAGAAGAAACATTAGAAAAATTTGAAAAAGAAGATTATGGAGTTATTATTGCAGGAGCAGGACTTGCAGCACATTTACCAGGAGTTATAGCTTCAAAAACAGTTTTACCTGTAATTGGAGTACCTATAAAAGCAGCAGTAGAAGGTTTAGATGCACTATTCTCAATAGTACAAATGCCAAAATCAATTCCTGTTGCGACTGTAGCAATAAATAATTCATATAATGCTGGAATGTTAGCAGTAGAAATATTAGCAGTTGGAAATAAAGATTTAAGAGGAAAACTTTTAGAATTTAGAAAAGAAATGAAAGAAGATTTCAAAAAAAATATACATGTAGAATTATAA
- the purF gene encoding amidophosphoribosyltransferase: MGILALHSKKVRKDLVGIAYYGMYALQHRGQEGAGYTICDSKTNNEVRIKTVKNVGLVSDVFKVEDFQKYIGNILIAHTRYGSKNTVSIRNCQPIGGESAMGYISLVHNGDISNREELKQELLNNGSLFQTAIDTEIILKFLSINGKYGYKEAVLKTVEKLKGCFALGIIINDKLIGVRDPEGLRPLCLGRIAEDDMYVLASESCALDAIGAEFVRDIEAGEMVVIDDNGVESIKYKESTKKASSFEYIYFGRPDSVIDGISVYDFRHQTGKCLYEQNPIEADIVIGVPDSGVPAAIGYAEASGIPYSAALLKNKYVGRTFIAPVQELRERAVRVKLNPIKELIKDKRVVVIDDSIVRGTTSKKLIDVLFEAGAKEVHFRSASPVVIEESYFGVNIDPNNKLMGSYMSIEEIRQAIGATTLDYLSLKNLKKILNGGEDFYTGCFKEDEE, translated from the coding sequence ATGGGTATATTAGCTTTGCACTCAAAAAAGGTTAGAAAGGACTTAGTAGGAATTGCATATTATGGAATGTATGCTTTACAACACAGAGGACAAGAAGGAGCAGGTTATACTATCTGTGATTCTAAAACTAATAATGAAGTTAGAATAAAGACAGTTAAAAATGTTGGACTTGTTTCAGATGTTTTTAAAGTTGAAGACTTCCAAAAATATATTGGAAATATTTTAATAGCACATACAAGATATGGTAGCAAAAATACAGTTTCTATTAGAAACTGTCAACCTATAGGTGGAGAGTCTGCAATGGGGTATATATCTCTTGTACATAATGGTGATATATCAAATAGAGAAGAATTAAAACAAGAATTATTAAACAACGGTTCTTTATTTCAAACAGCAATAGATACAGAAATTATACTAAAATTTTTAAGTATTAATGGTAAATATGGATATAAAGAAGCAGTTTTAAAAACTGTTGAAAAATTAAAAGGTTGTTTTGCTCTTGGAATAATAATAAATGATAAACTTATAGGAGTACGTGATCCTGAAGGATTAAGACCATTATGTTTAGGTAGAATAGCTGAAGATGATATGTATGTTCTAGCTTCTGAAAGTTGTGCATTAGATGCTATAGGTGCAGAATTTGTAAGAGATATTGAAGCTGGAGAAATGGTAGTCATAGATGATAATGGAGTGGAAAGCATAAAATACAAAGAAAGCACTAAAAAAGCAAGTTCATTTGAATATATCTATTTTGGAAGACCAGATAGTGTTATAGATGGAATTAGTGTTTATGATTTTAGACATCAAACAGGAAAATGCTTGTATGAACAAAATCCAATAGAAGCTGATATAGTTATAGGTGTTCCTGATTCAGGAGTTCCAGCAGCAATAGGATATGCTGAAGCAAGTGGAATACCTTATTCAGCTGCTTTATTGAAAAATAAATATGTTGGAAGAACATTTATTGCTCCAGTTCAAGAATTAAGAGAAAGAGCAGTAAGAGTTAAGTTAAATCCAATAAAAGAATTAATTAAAGATAAAAGAGTAGTAGTTATAGATGACTCTATAGTTCGTGGAACAACATCTAAAAAACTAATAGATGTTTTATTTGAAGCAGGGGCAAAAGAAGTGCATTTTAGATCAGCTTCTCCTGTTGTTATAGAAGAATCATATTTTGGAGTTAATATAGATCCTAACAATAAATTAATGGGTAGCTATATGAGCATTGAAGAAATAAGACAAGCAATAGGAGCAACAACTTTAGATTATCTATCATTAAAAAATTTAAAGAAAATTTTAAATGGTGGAGAAGATTTCTATACAGGTTGCTTCAAAGAAGATGAGGAATAA
- a CDS encoding lysophospholipid acyltransferase family protein yields the protein MEENKKYRILGTLLYYILRIISFTLRVEIVNKHNIDMQKAHIYGFWHSKLFITPIFFKDVEKKLAMSSPTKDGELISVPLEKMGYVLVRGSSDKKSISSTISLLKYLKKGYSIGTPLDGPKGPKEKAKKGLLYLCQKTSVPLVPVGISYTNKWILKKTWDKFEIPKPFSKVRIVLGEAMIIDENEDLDKYTEIVENTINDLNKIYEG from the coding sequence ATGGAAGAAAATAAAAAATATAGGATATTAGGTACATTACTTTATTATATTTTAAGAATTATATCTTTTACTTTAAGAGTAGAAATTGTGAATAAACATAATATAGATATGCAAAAAGCTCATATCTACGGATTCTGGCATAGTAAACTTTTTATAACTCCAATATTCTTTAAAGATGTTGAGAAGAAACTGGCAATGTCAAGTCCTACTAAAGATGGTGAACTAATTTCTGTTCCTCTTGAAAAAATGGGCTATGTTCTTGTAAGAGGTTCATCTGATAAAAAATCAATTTCAAGTACGATATCTCTTTTAAAATATTTAAAAAAAGGCTATTCAATAGGGACTCCTTTAGATGGTCCTAAAGGTCCTAAAGAAAAAGCAAAGAAAGGTTTACTATACCTGTGCCAAAAAACTTCTGTACCACTTGTTCCAGTAGGAATTTCATATACTAATAAGTGGATATTGAAAAAAACTTGGGATAAATTTGAAATTCCTAAACCTTTTTCAAAGGTAAGAATTGTCTTAGGTGAAGCTATGATAATTGACGAAAATGAAGATTTAGATAAATATACAGAAATTGTAGAAAATACTATAAATGATTTAAATAAAATCTATGAAGGGTAA
- a CDS encoding YbaB/EbfC family nucleoid-associated protein, whose amino-acid sequence MVRKLKGAKPAGNQADIVKQAQVMQQQMLEIQEELKSKEVSSSVGGGAVSVKVNGQKELVEVKLSDEIVKEAATDKEMLEDLILTAVKNAMAEAEELAEKEMAKVTGGINIPGLF is encoded by the coding sequence ATGGTTAGAAAACTAAAAGGTGCTAAACCAGCTGGTAATCAAGCTGATATAGTAAAACAAGCTCAAGTTATGCAACAACAAATGTTAGAAATTCAAGAAGAGTTAAAATCTAAGGAAGTTAGTTCATCTGTTGGAGGAGGGGCTGTTTCTGTAAAAGTTAATGGTCAAAAAGAACTTGTAGAAGTAAAGTTATCTGATGAAATAGTAAAAGAAGCTGCTACTGACAAAGAAATGTTAGAAGACTTAATACTAACAGCTGTTAAAAATGCTATGGCTGAAGCTGAAGAATTAGCTGAAAAAGAAATGGCAAAAGTAACAGGTGGAATAAATATTCCTGGCTTATTTTAA
- the uvrB gene encoding excinuclease ABC subunit UvrB has product MENNLFKIHSEYKPMGDQPTAIESIVKNIERGVKDQVLLGVTGSGKTFTIANVIERLQRPALIIAPNKTLAAQLYSEYKKFFPENAVEYFVSYYDYYQPEAYIKTTDTYIEKDSSVNDEIDKLRNAATAALIHRRDVIIVASVSSIYGLGSPDTYRKMTIPIDKQTGIQRKELMKKLIALRYERNDIAFERGKFRIKGDVIDIYPSYMNNGYRLEYWGDDLEEISEINTLTGQKIKKNLERIVIYPATQYLTADDDKDRIIEEIKDDLRIEVKSFEDEKKLLEAQRLRQRTEYDLEMINEIGYCKGIENYSRYLSGKRPGETPDTLFEYFPKDFLLFIDESHITVPQVRGMYNGDRARKEALVENGFRLKAALDNRPLKFEEFREKSNQTVFISATPGDFEIEVSDNNIAEQLIRPTGIVDPEIEIRPTKNQVDDLLDEIRKRVAKKERVLVTTLTKKIAEELTEYYIELGVKVKYMHSDIDTLERIEIIRALRKGEIDVIIGINLLREGLDIPEVSLVAIMEADKEGFLRSRRSLVQTIGRAARNVEGRVILYADIMTDSMKEAIIETERRRKIQKEYNTYNNIDPKSIVKEIAEDLINLDYGIEDKKFENDKKVFRSKADIEKEITKLEKKIKKLVEELDFEQAIILRDEMLKLKELLLDF; this is encoded by the coding sequence ATGGAAAATAATTTATTTAAAATACATTCAGAATATAAGCCTATGGGAGACCAACCTACTGCAATAGAGAGTATAGTTAAAAATATAGAAAGAGGTGTTAAAGATCAAGTTCTTTTAGGAGTAACTGGATCAGGAAAAACATTTACTATAGCCAATGTTATAGAAAGGCTACAAAGACCTGCTTTAATAATTGCCCCAAATAAAACTTTGGCAGCTCAGCTTTACTCGGAGTATAAAAAATTTTTTCCTGAAAATGCTGTAGAGTATTTCGTTTCATATTATGATTATTATCAACCAGAAGCCTACATAAAAACAACAGATACTTATATAGAAAAAGATTCATCAGTCAATGATGAGATAGATAAACTTCGTAATGCAGCAACAGCAGCCTTAATTCATAGAAGAGATGTTATTATTGTAGCATCTGTATCTTCTATCTATGGTTTAGGATCACCTGATACTTATAGAAAAATGACTATTCCTATAGATAAACAAACTGGTATTCAAAGAAAAGAATTAATGAAAAAATTAATTGCTTTAAGATATGAAAGGAATGATATCGCCTTTGAAAGAGGAAAATTTAGAATAAAAGGTGATGTTATAGATATCTATCCTTCATATATGAATAATGGTTATAGACTTGAATATTGGGGAGATGATTTAGAAGAAATTTCTGAAATCAACACTTTAACTGGACAGAAAATAAAAAAGAACCTAGAAAGAATAGTTATCTATCCTGCTACACAATATTTAACAGCTGATGATGATAAAGATAGAATTATAGAAGAGATAAAAGATGATTTAAGAATAGAGGTAAAAAGCTTTGAAGATGAGAAAAAACTCTTAGAAGCACAGAGATTAAGACAGAGAACAGAATATGATTTAGAAATGATAAATGAAATAGGTTATTGTAAAGGAATTGAAAACTATTCAAGATATTTATCAGGTAAAAGACCTGGAGAAACACCAGATACTTTATTTGAATATTTTCCAAAAGATTTCTTACTTTTTATAGATGAGTCACATATAACAGTACCACAAGTTAGAGGTATGTACAACGGAGATAGAGCAAGAAAAGAAGCCTTAGTTGAAAATGGTTTTAGATTGAAAGCAGCCCTTGATAACAGACCACTGAAATTTGAAGAATTTAGAGAAAAATCTAATCAGACTGTTTTTATTTCTGCAACACCAGGAGATTTTGAAATTGAAGTTTCTGATAATAATATAGCAGAGCAACTTATAAGACCAACAGGTATAGTTGATCCAGAAATTGAAATAAGACCAACTAAAAATCAAGTTGATGATTTACTAGATGAAATAAGAAAAAGAGTCGCAAAAAAAGAAAGAGTACTCGTTACTACACTTACTAAAAAAATAGCAGAAGAACTTACAGAATACTATATTGAATTAGGTGTTAAGGTAAAATATATGCACTCTGATATTGATACTTTAGAAAGAATTGAAATTATTAGAGCATTAAGAAAAGGTGAAATTGATGTTATCATAGGTATTAACCTTTTAAGAGAAGGATTAGATATACCTGAAGTATCTTTGGTTGCTATTATGGAAGCAGATAAAGAAGGTTTTTTAAGAAGTAGAAGATCTTTAGTTCAAACTATAGGTAGAGCTGCAAGAAATGTTGAAGGTAGAGTTATTCTTTATGCTGACATTATGACAGATTCTATGAAAGAAGCTATAATAGAAACTGAAAGAAGAAGAAAGATACAAAAAGAATATAATACTTATAATAATATAGATCCAAAGAGTATTGTTAAAGAAATAGCTGAGGATTTAATCAATTTAGATTATGGTATTGAGGATAAGAAGTTTGAAAATGATAAGAAAGTATTTAGAAGTAAAGCAGACATTGAGAAAGAAATAACTAAACTTGAAAAGAAAATCAAGAAACTTGTAGAAGAATTAGATTTTGAACAAGCAATAATTTTAAGAGATGAGATGCTAAAATTAAAAGAATTATTATTAGATTTCTAA
- the dinB gene encoding DNA polymerase IV produces the protein MERIIMHYDMDAFYASIEINRNPKLKNKPLVVGENIVTTASYEARKYGIHSAMKVSDAKLLCPKLIAIPVDKKEYIRISNEIHNLILKITNKVEFIATDEGYIDLTGIVKPENKKQFALKFKERIKELTNLTCSVGIGFNKLSAKIASDINKPFGIYIFENEKDFIEYISDKKIKIIPGVGKKFFEILKHDKIFLAKDVFKYSLDYLVKKYGKSRGENLYCSVRGINHDEVEYEREIHSIGNEETYSIPLQTTSELEREFNSLFEYTYQRLLKNNIFSQSVTVKIRYSSFKTYTKSKKLKFATKDKDFLYNEMLELLNSFELEDEIRLLGIYFGDIKRNTLIQLSINESLKK, from the coding sequence ATGGAACGAATAATTATGCACTATGATATGGATGCTTTCTATGCTTCTATTGAAATAAATAGAAATCCAAAATTAAAAAATAAACCTTTAGTTGTTGGAGAAAATATTGTTACAACTGCTAGTTATGAAGCAAGAAAATATGGTATACATTCTGCAATGAAAGTTTCAGATGCTAAGTTACTCTGTCCAAAACTTATAGCTATACCTGTGGATAAAAAAGAATATATTAGAATTTCTAATGAGATTCATAACTTGATTTTAAAAATAACTAATAAGGTTGAATTTATTGCTACAGATGAAGGTTACATAGATTTAACAGGTATAGTAAAACCTGAAAATAAAAAGCAATTTGCTTTGAAATTTAAAGAAAGAATAAAAGAATTAACTAATTTAACTTGTTCTGTAGGAATAGGCTTTAATAAACTATCTGCAAAGATTGCAAGTGATATAAATAAACCTTTTGGTATATATATTTTTGAAAACGAAAAAGATTTTATTGAATATATTTCAGATAAAAAAATAAAAATTATTCCTGGAGTTGGAAAAAAATTTTTTGAAATTTTAAAACATGATAAAATTTTTCTTGCAAAAGATGTTTTTAAATATTCTTTGGATTATTTAGTTAAAAAATATGGGAAATCTCGTGGAGAAAATTTATATTGTTCTGTCAGAGGAATAAATCATGATGAGGTTGAATATGAAAGAGAGATTCATTCAATAGGAAATGAGGAAACTTATTCTATACCTTTACAAACTACTTCAGAATTAGAAAGAGAGTTTAATTCTTTATTCGAATATACTTATCAAAGATTGTTAAAAAATAATATATTTTCTCAAAGTGTTACTGTAAAGATAAGATATTCATCTTTTAAAACTTATACTAAAAGTAAAAAATTAAAATTTGCTACAAAAGATAAAGATTTTCTTTATAATGAGATGCTAGAACTTTTAAATTCATTTGAGCTAGAAGATGAGATAAGACTTTTAGGAATATACTTTGGTGACATAAAAAGAAACACATTGATACAATTATCAATTAATGAGAGTTTGAAAAAATAA
- a CDS encoding phosphoribosylformylglycinamidine synthase has product MSDLRFFVEKKKGFDLDAKRLEKQLREELGIDIKNLRLINCYDIFNLSADKENVKKMILSEPVTDSITEELDLKGKKYFAVEFLPGQFDQRADSAIQCIDIVSTVKQNVDVLTSKIIILNDEITDEELNRIKKFYINPIEMREKDLSVLKKEEILFNSEVITYDNFTSLNDAEIEKMRIDLGLSMSFEDLKFVQDHYKEIGRNPTETEIKVLDTYWSDHCRHTTFETKINKVTFPNSEFGKQMEKEFNEYLKLKEDVSKKRAVSLMDMATIVAKYLKKEGKLDNLEVSEENNACSVYVDVEVEDFEGKKSIEKWLLMFKNETHNHPTEIEPFGGASTCLGGAIRDPLSGRAYVYQAIRVTGSGNPLETVEETLKGKLPQKKITTGAASGYSSYGNQIGIATTLVSEIYHDGYKAKRMEVGAVVAAAPVENVVRKSPIPTDSIIIIGGKTGRDGCGGATGSSKEHNDKSLLLCEAEVQKGNAPEERKIQRLFRNPNATKLIKKCNDFGAGGVSVAIGELADGVEVNLDLVPVKYEGLNGTELAISESQERMAVIVSKEDTEKFLKFVDEENLLGTVVGYVTDKNRLTLNWKGKAIVDISRDFLNTNGVQQNIDIEVRDYENENVFEKFKTSDSSLEKKWLHNIKKLNVASQKGLVEIFDSSVGAGTILAPFGGKYQMSPTDVSIMKFPVLDKNTDTASAITWGFNPYISEWSTYHGAIYAVVESLAKLVAAGVDYKTARLSFQEYFEKLGKDAYKWSKPFLALLGAMKVQKDFDVAAIGGKDSMSGTFNDISVPPTLISFAVSPVNIHDVISTEFKKAKNKIYLVENKINEKDFLFDSQELKENFDFILKNIKDKKIVSAMVIKMGGLAEALSKMSFGNRLGFDIDNKEVDFFSLKPASILIETTEELSYKNAIYLGEVSDKFEGKVNGENINLENVESVWLNKLKPIFPYKLEEEVETYDIKNKISEKKIYKSSITIAKPRVVIAAFPGTNSEYDMYNRFNENGAEAKITLLRNLTQNHLAESVDQMCKDLRNSQIFALPGGFSAGDEPDGSGKFIAAVLQNPKLMDEIKAFLDRDGLILGVCNGFQALVKSGLLPYGEIGNVHENSPTLTFNKIGRHISQLVKTKIVTNNSPWLSSFEIGETFDIPVSHGEGRFYASDEVLKELFENGQIATQYVDFDLNATSEFRFNPNGSSLAIEGIISPDGKIFGKMGHSERYSRDAFKNIPGNKDQNLILNGIKYFK; this is encoded by the coding sequence ATGTCAGATTTAAGATTTTTTGTTGAGAAGAAAAAAGGTTTTGATTTAGATGCAAAAAGATTGGAGAAACAACTAAGAGAAGAATTAGGAATAGACATAAAAAATCTAAGACTAATTAATTGTTATGATATCTTTAATCTAAGTGCTGATAAAGAAAATGTTAAGAAGATGATACTATCAGAACCAGTTACTGACTCAATAACAGAAGAGTTAGATTTAAAGGGGAAAAAATATTTTGCTGTTGAATTTCTACCTGGTCAATTTGATCAAAGAGCAGATTCAGCAATACAATGTATTGATATAGTATCAACAGTTAAACAAAATGTAGATGTCTTAACTTCAAAAATTATAATATTAAATGATGAAATTACTGATGAAGAGTTAAATAGAATCAAGAAATTTTATATAAATCCTATTGAAATGAGAGAAAAGGATTTATCAGTTTTAAAGAAAGAAGAAATCTTATTTAATTCAGAAGTTATTACCTATGATAACTTCACTTCATTGAATGATGCTGAAATTGAAAAAATGAGAATTGATTTAGGACTTTCAATGTCTTTTGAAGATTTGAAATTTGTTCAAGATCACTATAAAGAAATAGGAAGAAATCCTACTGAAACAGAAATAAAAGTTTTAGATACTTATTGGTCTGACCACTGTAGACATACAACTTTTGAAACAAAGATAAACAAAGTTACATTCCCAAATTCTGAATTTGGAAAACAAATGGAAAAAGAGTTTAATGAATACTTAAAATTAAAGGAAGATGTATCTAAGAAAAGAGCAGTTTCTTTAATGGATATGGCGACAATAGTTGCAAAATATCTAAAGAAAGAAGGAAAATTAGATAATTTAGAAGTTTCTGAAGAAAATAATGCTTGTTCTGTATATGTAGATGTTGAAGTAGAAGATTTTGAAGGAAAAAAATCTATTGAAAAATGGCTATTGATGTTTAAAAATGAAACTCATAATCACCCAACTGAAATAGAACCATTTGGAGGAGCTTCAACTTGTTTAGGTGGAGCTATAAGAGACCCATTATCAGGAAGAGCTTATGTGTATCAAGCAATAAGAGTTACAGGTTCAGGAAATCCTCTTGAAACTGTTGAAGAAACTTTAAAAGGAAAATTACCACAAAAGAAGATTACAACAGGAGCAGCTAGTGGATATTCTTCTTATGGAAACCAAATAGGAATTGCAACTACGTTGGTATCTGAAATTTATCATGATGGATATAAGGCAAAAAGAATGGAAGTTGGAGCAGTTGTAGCAGCAGCACCAGTAGAAAATGTAGTTAGAAAATCTCCTATCCCTACTGATAGCATAATTATTATAGGTGGTAAGACAGGTAGAGATGGCTGTGGAGGAGCAACTGGTTCTTCTAAGGAACATAATGATAAATCACTTTTATTATGTGAAGCAGAAGTTCAAAAAGGTAATGCACCAGAAGAAAGAAAAATACAAAGATTATTTAGAAATCCAAATGCAACAAAACTTATTAAAAAATGTAATGACTTTGGAGCAGGTGGAGTTTCAGTTGCTATTGGAGAATTAGCAGATGGAGTTGAAGTAAACCTTGATTTAGTTCCTGTTAAATATGAAGGTTTGAATGGAACAGAACTTGCTATATCAGAATCTCAAGAAAGAATGGCAGTTATAGTTTCCAAAGAAGATACAGAAAAATTCTTGAAATTTGTAGATGAAGAAAACTTACTTGGAACAGTAGTAGGTTATGTAACTGATAAAAATAGATTGACTTTAAATTGGAAGGGTAAAGCTATTGTTGATATTTCAAGAGATTTCTTAAATACTAATGGAGTTCAACAAAATATAGATATAGAAGTTAGAGATTATGAAAATGAAAATGTATTTGAAAAATTTAAAACTTCTGATAGTAGCTTAGAAAAGAAATGGTTACATAATATCAAAAAATTAAATGTAGCTTCACAAAAAGGTTTAGTAGAAATATTTGATTCTTCTGTTGGAGCAGGAACTATTTTAGCACCTTTTGGTGGAAAATATCAAATGTCACCAACTGATGTTTCTATAATGAAATTCCCTGTTTTAGATAAAAATACAGATACAGCTTCAGCTATAACTTGGGGCTTTAATCCTTATATATCTGAATGGTCTACATACCATGGAGCTATCTATGCAGTTGTGGAATCATTAGCTAAATTAGTTGCAGCAGGAGTTGACTATAAGACAGCTAGACTTTCATTCCAAGAATACTTTGAAAAACTTGGAAAAGATGCATATAAATGGTCTAAACCGTTCTTAGCATTACTTGGAGCTATGAAAGTACAAAAAGATTTTGATGTAGCAGCCATTGGTGGTAAAGACTCAATGAGTGGAACATTTAATGATATATCTGTACCACCTACATTGATTTCATTTGCAGTTAGCCCTGTAAATATTCATGATGTTATATCAACTGAATTTAAAAAAGCTAAAAACAAAATATACTTAGTTGAAAATAAAATTAATGAAAAAGATTTCTTATTTGATAGTCAAGAATTAAAAGAAAACTTTGACTTTATATTAAAAAATATAAAGGATAAGAAAATAGTATCTGCTATGGTTATAAAAATGGGTGGACTAGCAGAAGCATTATCAAAAATGAGTTTTGGTAATAGATTAGGTTTTGATATAGATAACAAAGAAGTAGATTTCTTTAGTTTAAAACCAGCTTCTATTTTAATTGAAACAACAGAAGAACTATCATATAAGAATGCTATCTATTTAGGAGAAGTTAGTGATAAATTCGAAGGAAAAGTAAATGGAGAAAATATTAATTTAGAAAATGTTGAATCAGTTTGGTTAAATAAATTAAAACCTATTTTCCCATATAAGTTAGAGGAAGAAGTAGAAACTTATGATATTAAAAATAAAATATCTGAAAAGAAAATATATAAGTCATCTATAACTATTGCTAAACCAAGAGTAGTTATAGCTGCTTTCCCAGGAACTAACTCTGAATATGATATGTACAATAGATTTAATGAAAATGGTGCTGAAGCAAAAATAACTTTACTTAGAAACTTAACACAAAATCATTTAGCTGAATCTGTTGATCAAATGTGTAAAGACCTAAGAAATTCTCAAATATTTGCTCTACCAGGTGGATTTAGTGCTGGAGATGAACCAGATGGTTCTGGAAAATTCATAGCAGCAGTTTTACAAAATCCAAAACTTATGGATGAAATAAAAGCTTTCTTAGATAGAGATGGGCTTATTTTAGGAGTATGTAATGGTTTCCAAGCTTTAGTTAAATCTGGACTTTTACCTTATGGAGAAATAGGAAATGTTCATGAAAATTCTCCTACCCTTACATTCAATAAGATAGGTAGACATATTTCTCAATTGGTAAAAACTAAAATTGTTACAAATAATTCACCTTGGTTATCATCATTTGAAATAGGAGAAACATTTGATATACCTGTATCTCATGGAGAAGGAAGATTCTATGCTAGTGATGAAGTATTAAAAGAATTATTCGAAAACGGTCAAATAGCAACTCAATATGTTGACTTCGACTTGAATGCTACAAGTGAATTTAGATTTAACCCTAATGGTTCAAGTTTAGCTATAGAAGGAATTATATCTCCTGATGGTAAGATATTTGGAAAGATGGGACACTCTGAAAGATACTCAAGAGATGCATTTAAGAATATACCAGGTAATAAAGATCAAAACTTAATACTAAATGGAATAAAATACTTTAAATAA
- the purC gene encoding phosphoribosylaminoimidazolesuccinocarboxamide synthase, producing the protein MEKGKFIYEGKAKQLYETDDKDLVIVHYKDDATAGNGAKKGTIHNKGVMNNEITTLIFNMLEEHGIKTHFVKKLNDRDQLCQRVKIFPLEVIVRNIIAGSMAKRVGIKEGTKINNTIFEICYKNDEYGDPLINDHHAVAMGLATYDELKEIYDITAKINNLLKEKFDKIGITLVDFKIEFGKNSKGEILLADEITPDTCRLWDKETGEKLDKDRFRRDLGNIEEAYIEVVKRLTEAK; encoded by the coding sequence ATGGAAAAAGGAAAATTTATTTATGAAGGAAAGGCAAAACAATTATATGAAACTGATGATAAGGATTTAGTAATAGTTCATTATAAAGATGATGCAACTGCTGGAAATGGTGCTAAAAAAGGAACTATTCACAATAAAGGTGTAATGAATAATGAAATCACAACTTTAATATTTAATATGTTAGAAGAACATGGAATAAAAACTCACTTTGTAAAAAAATTAAATGATAGAGATCAACTATGTCAAAGAGTAAAAATATTTCCTTTAGAAGTAATAGTTAGAAATATAATAGCTGGTTCTATGGCTAAAAGAGTTGGAATTAAAGAAGGAACTAAAATAAACAACACTATATTTGAAATATGCTATAAGAATGATGAATATGGAGATCCTTTAATAAATGACCATCATGCAGTAGCGATGGGACTTGCTACTTATGATGAATTAAAAGAAATCTATGATATTACAGCTAAAATTAACAATCTTTTAAAAGAAAAATTTGATAAAATTGGAATAACTTTAGTAGATTTCAAAATTGAATTTGGTAAAAACTCTAAAGGAGAAATCTTACTTGCTGATGAAATCACTCCTGATACTTGTAGATTATGGGATAAAGAAACTGGAGAAAAACTAGATAAAGATAGATTCAGAAGAGATTTAGGAAATATAGAAGAAGCATATATAGAAGTTGTAAAAAGATTGACTGAAGCAAAATAA